A single window of uncultured Fibrobacter sp. DNA harbors:
- a CDS encoding DNA-deoxyinosine glycosylase: protein MKRSEKNARTLVTHEFPAVFDRHSRVLLLGSIPSPKSREVGFYYGHPQNRFWKVLAQVLGEAVPGTIPQKKAMLKKHHVALWDVLESCTIVGASDTSIEDAVPNRIGELVKFSQVTRIFCTGATAYKLYQKFCAKDVGIDAVKLPSTSPANCAVPFDKLVDAYKIILPDG, encoded by the coding sequence TTGAAACGCTCCGAAAAAAATGCTCGTACTCTCGTTACGCACGAGTTCCCTGCGGTTTTTGACCGCCATTCCCGTGTGTTGCTGTTGGGCTCGATTCCCTCGCCCAAGTCCCGTGAGGTCGGTTTTTATTACGGGCATCCGCAAAACCGTTTTTGGAAGGTGCTCGCGCAGGTCCTTGGCGAGGCAGTTCCCGGCACAATCCCGCAAAAGAAGGCCATGCTCAAAAAACATCATGTGGCGTTGTGGGATGTTTTGGAAAGCTGTACAATCGTGGGGGCGAGCGACACGAGCATCGAAGATGCCGTCCCCAACCGAATTGGTGAATTGGTGAAGTTTTCCCAGGTGACGCGCATTTTCTGCACCGGAGCGACAGCCTATAAACTGTACCAGAAATTCTGCGCGAAGGATGTCGGAATCGATGCTGTCAAGCTCCCTTCGACATCGCCTGCAAATTGTGCAGTCCCTTTCGATAAGTTGGTGGATGCGTATAAAATAATTTTACCGGACGGGTAA
- a CDS encoding sigma-70 family RNA polymerase sigma factor: MDEKVILQHLKDGSREALSLLWQGHSSNVLNLAFRMLKDRDQAEDILMDVFVQVPKAVQGFRGDSALGTWLYRLTVNACLMKLRSQKRHRELEDEKLDTIVEEVIGKGDLQNGDIDTELLEKGLAQLPAETRSMLWLKDAEDLDVKDLASIYKMPEGTVKARLSRARHLVRDYLKERKNHG; this comes from the coding sequence ATGGACGAAAAAGTGATACTTCAACATCTCAAGGACGGCAGCCGCGAAGCGCTCTCCCTGCTCTGGCAGGGGCACAGTTCGAACGTGCTGAACCTCGCCTTCCGCATGCTGAAGGACCGCGACCAGGCCGAAGACATCCTCATGGACGTGTTCGTGCAGGTGCCCAAGGCAGTTCAAGGTTTCCGGGGGGATTCGGCTCTCGGGACCTGGCTCTACCGCCTCACGGTCAACGCCTGCCTCATGAAGTTGCGCTCACAAAAGCGCCACCGCGAGCTTGAGGATGAAAAGCTGGATACCATTGTCGAAGAAGTTATTGGCAAGGGGGACCTGCAAAACGGGGACATCGACACCGAACTTCTGGAAAAGGGCCTCGCACAGCTGCCGGCAGAAACGCGCAGTATGCTCTGGCTCAAGGATGCCGAGGACCTCGACGTGAAGGACCTCGCCTCGATTTACAAGATGCCCGAGGGCACTGTCAAGGCACGGCTCAGCCGCGCAAGGCATTTAGTGAGGGACTATTTGAAGGAGCGTAAGAATCATGGCTGA
- a CDS encoding DUF4423 domain-containing protein — MMPGATPSKMAKSCCNEISAAEISASLEFLTKAGF, encoded by the coding sequence ATGATGCCCGGCGCCACTCCGAGTAAAATGGCCAAGAGTTGTTGCAACGAAATTTCTGCGGCCGAAATCAGCGCATCGCTCGAGTTCTTGACAAAAGCTGGATTTTAA
- a CDS encoding HD domain-containing protein translates to MDTSILDKAIVFAVKAHQGAERKGKGFPYIVHPMEAVSIAATMTNDQELLAAAALHDTVEDTAVTLKDVEREFGKRIAELVEAQSDIVFEGKSREDSWRLRKEEAIERLTLATNEVKIVALADKLSNIRAIYRDYQAIGDKVWDLFCVKDAASHEWHFRGLARALGSLKATFAYKEFVETIDKVF, encoded by the coding sequence ATGGACACTTCTATTCTTGACAAGGCGATTGTTTTTGCGGTGAAGGCGCACCAAGGGGCTGAACGCAAGGGGAAGGGCTTCCCGTATATCGTTCACCCGATGGAGGCCGTCTCGATTGCCGCTACCATGACAAACGACCAGGAACTCCTGGCCGCGGCGGCATTGCACGACACTGTCGAAGATACGGCGGTGACGCTCAAGGATGTTGAGCGCGAGTTTGGCAAGCGCATTGCAGAACTGGTCGAGGCGCAGTCCGATATCGTATTCGAGGGCAAGAGCCGCGAAGATAGTTGGAGGCTGCGCAAGGAAGAAGCGATTGAACGTCTGACTTTGGCAACGAACGAAGTGAAAATCGTGGCCCTTGCAGACAAGTTGAGCAATATCCGCGCCATCTATCGCGATTACCAGGCGATAGGCGATAAAGTGTGGGATTTGTTCTGTGTCAAGGATGCTGCATCGCACGAGTGGCATTTCCGCGGGCTGGCCCGTGCACTCGGCAGCCTGAAGGCCACTTTCGCCTACAAAGAATTCGTCGAGACCATTGACAAGGTCTTTTAA
- a CDS encoding BatD family protein, translated as MESDSLIENGAEVDSSTPEQVLPSPEQLGISVSSSPVPELTVGDTFDYQVTVSWSVQGSSLLVVPVSSATAKGLTQLGMSQESARSVKDGAEIASITFTYKLMVQDTGNLNIPALRFEIPTALGSSIDLRSESVPVRVEAPFNPLPLAVGAAVAVCVLLAGLWRTRRRAAARAAEAAKSAAERSLRERMDVLKQRVNVADSRAWLLELEGACKEYAQEKLGLAAADVNLETLVKDGKLEGWETLVEEFAHARYGGGQRDGFQNLETWKAAIRLMGVKEE; from the coding sequence ATGGAAAGTGATTCTTTGATCGAAAATGGCGCCGAGGTAGATTCCTCTACGCCAGAACAGGTGCTCCCGTCGCCGGAGCAGCTGGGCATTTCGGTTTCGTCAAGCCCCGTGCCCGAATTGACCGTGGGCGACACGTTCGACTACCAGGTAACGGTGAGCTGGAGCGTGCAGGGGAGCTCCCTGCTCGTAGTTCCCGTGAGTTCTGCGACGGCCAAGGGCTTGACCCAGCTCGGCATGTCGCAGGAATCGGCGCGGTCCGTGAAGGACGGCGCCGAGATTGCCTCGATTACGTTCACCTATAAGTTGATGGTGCAGGACACGGGAAACCTGAATATCCCTGCGCTCCGTTTTGAAATCCCTACGGCACTGGGCTCCTCGATAGACTTGCGCAGCGAATCCGTGCCCGTGCGCGTAGAGGCTCCCTTTAACCCTCTGCCGCTGGCCGTGGGCGCGGCAGTCGCTGTTTGCGTGCTTTTGGCCGGCCTGTGGCGTACCCGGCGTCGCGCGGCGGCACGGGCCGCAGAGGCGGCGAAAAGTGCGGCCGAGCGTTCCCTCCGCGAGCGTATGGACGTGCTGAAACAGCGAGTGAACGTTGCCGACAGCCGCGCATGGCTTTTGGAACTGGAAGGCGCCTGCAAGGAATACGCCCAAGAAAAACTGGGCCTTGCCGCAGCCGACGTGAACTTGGAAACCCTCGTGAAGGACGGCAAACTCGAAGGCTGGGAAACCCTTGTGGAAGAGTTCGCACACGCCCGCTACGGCGGCGGCCAGCGCGACGGGTTCCAGAATCTCGAAACATGGAAAGCCGCCATACGGCTCATGGGTGTAAAAGAGGAATAA
- the pgi gene encoding glucose-6-phosphate isomerase: MSKLTDSQEWKALEAHAEVAKTWHMKELFAKDPARAEKFSLEACGLFLDYSKNIITDETMAKLQDLLKFSGFEDMRAKFFGGEKINTTEKRAVLHTALRYKGSDAICVDGKDVMPEVRAVLKHMEDFTHLVRSGKWKGHTGKAIKYVVNIGIGGSDLGPVMVTEALKPYADKPIAGETSPEVYFVSNIDGTHMAETLKKVNIEETLFIVASKTFTTLETMTNAETAKAAVLKAFNGDEKSIAKHFVALSTNTEAVAAFGIDTANMFEFWNWVGGRYSLWSAIGLSIALRIGFENYMKLHQGAYEMDQHFKTAPADKNMPVILALIGVWYNNFFGASSYAMLPYDQYLHRLAAYFQQADMESNGKTVDRESKRVNYQTGPILWGEPGTNGQHAFYQLIHQGTKMIPCDFIAPANSHNKVGDHHQKLLSNFFAQPEALMNGKTLAQAQEELRKDGKSEEEIAFLAPHKVFEGNKPTNSIMMDYVSPETLGALIAMYEHKIFTQGVIWNINSYDQWGVELGKQLAKKILPELAKADAELSHDSSTNGLIKWFKAHQK; the protein is encoded by the coding sequence ATGTCGAAACTGACTGATTCTCAGGAATGGAAGGCCCTTGAGGCCCATGCCGAAGTCGCCAAGACCTGGCACATGAAGGAACTCTTCGCGAAGGACCCGGCCCGTGCCGAGAAGTTCAGCCTGGAAGCCTGTGGCCTCTTCCTGGACTACTCCAAGAACATCATCACGGACGAGACCATGGCCAAGCTCCAGGACCTCCTGAAGTTCTCCGGTTTCGAAGACATGCGTGCGAAGTTCTTCGGCGGCGAAAAGATTAACACCACCGAAAAGCGCGCCGTGCTCCACACCGCTCTGCGTTACAAGGGCAGCGACGCCATCTGCGTCGACGGCAAGGACGTGATGCCCGAAGTCCGTGCGGTTCTCAAGCACATGGAAGACTTTACCCACCTCGTCCGCAGCGGCAAGTGGAAGGGCCACACCGGCAAGGCCATCAAGTACGTGGTGAACATCGGTATCGGCGGTTCCGACCTCGGTCCGGTGATGGTCACCGAAGCTTTGAAGCCGTATGCCGACAAGCCGATCGCCGGCGAAACCTCTCCAGAAGTCTACTTCGTTTCTAACATCGACGGCACGCACATGGCCGAGACGCTCAAGAAGGTGAACATCGAAGAAACGCTCTTCATCGTCGCTTCCAAGACGTTCACGACTCTTGAGACCATGACGAACGCCGAAACCGCAAAGGCCGCCGTCCTCAAGGCCTTCAATGGCGACGAGAAGTCCATCGCGAAGCACTTCGTGGCGCTCTCCACCAACACCGAAGCCGTTGCCGCCTTCGGTATCGATACTGCCAACATGTTCGAATTCTGGAACTGGGTCGGCGGCCGCTACTCCCTGTGGTCTGCTATCGGCCTCTCCATCGCGCTCCGCATCGGTTTCGAGAACTACATGAAGCTCCACCAGGGCGCCTACGAAATGGATCAGCACTTCAAGACCGCTCCGGCCGACAAGAACATGCCTGTCATCCTCGCCCTCATCGGCGTGTGGTACAACAACTTCTTCGGCGCTTCCAGCTACGCGATGCTCCCGTACGACCAGTACCTGCACCGCCTGGCCGCCTACTTCCAGCAGGCCGACATGGAATCGAACGGCAAGACTGTCGACCGCGAAAGCAAGCGCGTGAACTACCAGACCGGCCCGATCCTCTGGGGCGAACCGGGTACGAACGGCCAGCACGCCTTCTACCAGCTGATCCACCAGGGCACCAAGATGATTCCTTGCGACTTCATCGCCCCGGCCAACAGCCACAACAAGGTCGGCGACCATCACCAGAAGCTGCTCTCCAACTTCTTTGCCCAGCCCGAAGCCTTGATGAACGGCAAGACGCTCGCCCAGGCCCAGGAAGAACTCCGCAAGGATGGCAAGAGCGAAGAAGAAATCGCATTCCTCGCTCCGCACAAGGTGTTCGAAGGCAACAAGCCGACCAACTCCATCATGATGGACTACGTTTCTCCGGAAACGCTCGGCGCCCTCATCGCCATGTACGAACACAAGATCTTCACCCAGGGCGTTATCTGGAACATCAACAGCTACGACCAGTGGGGTGTTGAACTCGGCAAGCAGCTCGCGAAGAAGATTCTTCCGGAACTGGCCAAGGCCGACGCCGAACTGAGCCACGACAGCTCCACCAACGGGCTCATCAAGTGGTTCAAGGCACATCAGAAGTAA
- a CDS encoding Spy/CpxP family protein refolding chaperone, protein MKGAKLFTASLAVLALALGFFLGNVCGKCSMCCNKSEMTCCKKMEGPCPRHGMMPPPGGPHHPGEFKENGPHGDFKGHKFKHKMDPAVIDSMLEVTPEQKTALDASRAKGDSIFKELRKNKHEAEKALGQALENNDPNAIEVAKAQVLEADKALLEHRINGVAALSKILSKEQLDKFNQFRKEQMKQFKELKKNGRPGPQGNPPPPQP, encoded by the coding sequence ATGAAAGGAGCAAAACTCTTCACCGCAAGCCTTGCCGTGCTTGCCTTGGCCCTGGGGTTCTTCCTGGGGAACGTCTGCGGCAAATGCAGCATGTGCTGTAACAAGAGCGAAATGACCTGCTGCAAAAAAATGGAAGGCCCGTGCCCGCGCCATGGCATGATGCCGCCCCCAGGCGGCCCGCACCATCCGGGAGAATTCAAGGAGAACGGCCCCCACGGTGACTTCAAGGGTCATAAATTCAAGCACAAGATGGATCCCGCCGTCATCGACTCCATGCTGGAAGTGACACCGGAACAGAAGACTGCACTTGACGCAAGCCGAGCCAAGGGAGACTCCATCTTCAAGGAACTCCGCAAGAACAAGCACGAAGCTGAAAAGGCCCTAGGACAGGCCCTCGAGAACAACGACCCGAACGCCATAGAAGTCGCAAAGGCACAAGTTCTCGAAGCCGACAAGGCTCTCCTTGAACACCGCATCAACGGAGTTGCCGCCCTTTCGAAAATCCTCTCGAAGGAACAGCTCGACAAGTTCAACCAGTTCCGCAAAGAACAGATGAAACAGTTCAAGGAACTCAAGAAAAACGGACGGCCCGGCCCGCAGGGCAACCCGCCACCTCCACAGCCCTAA
- a CDS encoding P-II family nitrogen regulator gives MNKHEVILCIVNTGFSEVVMAAAKDAGARGGTILNARGTANKEAESFFKIAIQPEKEIVMILVDAKIKDAVLHALYQKAGLDTMGQGIAFSLPVDDVVGLTPWKAEEVKKAE, from the coding sequence ATGAACAAGCACGAGGTCATCCTTTGTATAGTCAACACCGGGTTTTCCGAAGTCGTGATGGCGGCCGCCAAAGACGCCGGTGCACGCGGCGGCACGATTTTGAATGCTCGCGGAACGGCGAACAAAGAAGCCGAATCGTTTTTCAAGATTGCCATCCAGCCTGAAAAAGAAATCGTGATGATTCTGGTGGATGCGAAAATTAAAGATGCCGTGCTGCACGCCCTTTATCAGAAGGCTGGGCTTGATACCATGGGCCAGGGAATCGCGTTCTCGCTCCCAGTAGACGATGTTGTGGGCCTTACTCCATGGAAAGCGGAGGAAGTAAAGAAAGCGGAGTAG
- a CDS encoding DUF1538 domain-containing protein, with protein MFKIFWDKLKEAFASVLPVTLIVLAVSFTPLVSFSPKQLIVFAICAVFLVGGIGLFNLGADLAMTPMGEHVGSGLAKSRRLMLLVSVCFVMGVLITVAEPDLSVLAEQVKNAVEPTLLIATIGIGVGIFLVLSIVKIVFKKDLSTIIIFFYLALFMFGMLMVTFGKDMFVPLAFDSGGVTTGPITVPFIMALGVGVAGAIGGKNANENSFGLIALCSVGPIIALMGLVILSKGDLTYQLSESAYSIEASLGENFGPTIFGVVKEVSVALGLIVIFFMLLQISILRVSKTKLAQMSFGIVYTFVGLVVFLTAVAVGFMPIGFELGKQLGNMPRALVVAGFVLGMVVVLAEPAVHVLNKQVEDITGGLVTKRSMLIALSVGVGISIGLSMIRIIVGFPIIYYLIPGYFISLGLSFFVPKLYTAIAFDSGGVASGPLTSSFILPLAIGACAELRDGGDSVLNYAFGIVAMVAMTPLITIQVLGFRATFSRALRNRMMMRRIQDADDEQIIDFM; from the coding sequence ATGTTCAAAATCTTCTGGGATAAGTTGAAAGAGGCTTTTGCCTCGGTTTTGCCCGTCACGCTGATTGTGCTTGCGGTGTCGTTTACCCCTCTTGTCTCTTTTTCGCCCAAACAGCTGATTGTTTTTGCCATTTGCGCCGTTTTTTTGGTAGGGGGCATCGGGCTTTTTAACCTGGGGGCCGACCTTGCCATGACCCCGATGGGCGAGCATGTGGGTTCCGGCCTTGCCAAGTCGCGTAGGTTGATGCTGCTCGTTTCGGTGTGCTTTGTGATGGGCGTGCTTATTACGGTGGCGGAACCAGATCTCTCGGTGCTTGCGGAACAGGTGAAAAATGCCGTGGAACCGACGCTTTTGATTGCCACAATCGGTATCGGTGTCGGGATATTCCTGGTGTTGTCTATCGTGAAGATTGTCTTCAAGAAGGACCTCTCGACTATTATCATCTTCTTCTACCTTGCGCTGTTCATGTTCGGCATGCTCATGGTGACCTTTGGCAAGGATATGTTTGTGCCGCTCGCGTTCGATTCTGGTGGCGTGACGACCGGGCCTATCACGGTGCCCTTCATTATGGCGCTCGGCGTGGGTGTGGCTGGCGCTATTGGCGGCAAGAATGCGAACGAAAACAGTTTCGGTTTGATTGCGCTTTGCTCTGTTGGCCCGATTATTGCGCTCATGGGGCTTGTGATTCTTTCGAAAGGGGACCTGACTTACCAACTTTCGGAATCGGCGTATTCTATCGAAGCCTCTTTGGGGGAAAATTTCGGGCCCACGATTTTCGGTGTCGTGAAAGAAGTTTCGGTTGCGCTCGGGTTGATTGTGATATTCTTTATGCTGCTCCAGATTTCTATTCTCAGGGTTTCCAAGACTAAACTGGCGCAGATGTCCTTTGGCATTGTCTACACTTTTGTTGGCCTCGTTGTGTTTTTGACGGCAGTTGCGGTAGGGTTCATGCCTATCGGTTTTGAACTGGGCAAGCAGCTAGGCAACATGCCGCGTGCTCTCGTGGTGGCGGGATTTGTCCTTGGCATGGTGGTGGTGCTTGCGGAGCCTGCGGTTCACGTGCTCAACAAGCAGGTCGAGGATATTACGGGCGGACTTGTGACCAAGCGGTCGATGCTGATTGCGCTTTCTGTGGGTGTGGGTATTTCGATTGGGCTTTCGATGATTCGCATCATTGTCGGGTTCCCTATCATTTATTACCTGATTCCCGGCTACTTCATTTCGCTTGGGCTTTCGTTCTTTGTTCCCAAACTCTATACGGCTATCGCATTTGACTCCGGTGGAGTCGCGAGCGGGCCCTTGACTTCGAGCTTTATTTTGCCACTCGCCATTGGCGCCTGCGCCGAGCTGCGCGACGGGGGCGATTCGGTATTGAATTATGCGTTCGGGATTGTCGCCATGGTGGCGATGACCCCCCTTATAACCATCCAGGTGCTGGGATTCAGGGCGACATTCTCCAGGGCGCTCCGCAACCGCATGATGATGCGCCGCATCCAGGATGCCGACGACGAGCAGATCATTGACTTTATGTAG